From Salinibacter grassmerensis, the proteins below share one genomic window:
- a CDS encoding single-stranded DNA-binding protein, giving the protein MARSVNKVVLIGNLGDDPELRYTGSGTAVCNMSLATNESYTNNDGEEVQQTEWHDVVAWGRLGEVCNEYLERGSQVYFEGKIETNQWEDQDGNTRYSTEVKALEATFLGEGPDGAVPGGGQPAQGQSPAPSQRRSGGQGGSSGGGPPSQSGGDGQPGGDETFEPDDDLPF; this is encoded by the coding sequence ATGGCTCGAAGCGTAAACAAAGTCGTTCTGATCGGCAACCTCGGCGACGATCCAGAGCTCCGGTACACCGGCAGCGGAACGGCCGTCTGCAACATGAGCCTTGCTACCAATGAGTCCTACACCAACAACGACGGAGAGGAAGTCCAGCAGACCGAGTGGCACGACGTGGTCGCCTGGGGCCGTCTGGGAGAGGTGTGCAACGAGTACCTCGAGCGAGGGTCGCAGGTGTATTTCGAGGGGAAGATCGAGACCAATCAGTGGGAGGATCAGGACGGCAACACCCGCTACTCAACGGAAGTGAAAGCCCTGGAGGCCACATTTCTCGGGGAGGGGCCAGACGGGGCCGTTCCGGGAGGCGGACAGCCGGCGCAGGGCCAGAGTCCTGCCCCCAGTCAGCGACGCTCCGGTGGACAAGGGGGATCTTCGGGCGGAGGGCCGCCGAGCCAGTCCGGCGGAGACGGGCAGCCGGGTGGAGACGAGACCTTCGAGCCCGACGATGACCTCCCCTTCTAG
- a CDS encoding HAL/PAL/TAL family ammonia-lyase: MSTSSAPDTPALRIGPDVTLSCEDVETASRDEHTRLRTTSAAEAALASSRAALERAREAGRPVYGVTTGLGPLVDEEVGPEEESSSGSEASFRDDRGRKLIAHLGAGAGSFAPPPLVRGTMIVRLQTLAQGHSAVRPALVDAVAEVFESGLIPAVPEIGSLGASGDLTPLAHIARACTGEGSVVTSDGELRDAAEALEAIGRAPVRLGRRDALGLVNGTAFMTAYAALAVARGRRLLERAEALTGLIYRLLGCSREALGEGLHRARGHSGQIQSAAAIRDVATREGARPSAERPLQEVYSLRCAPQILGAVREQLRHARDLAEVELNGATDNPVFDTDGADVLHGGNFQGQQIAFAADALNEALTQAGVLAERQLDVLLSPDQNGGAPPLLAWEPGPNSGFGGAQLTATALVAEMRNDAQMAATSSIPTNGDNQDVVSMGALAARRAHGQTRHLATILSILGLALGQLIHLRAEGRADGPAPDLPGWMPAVDPIREDRALRAEIEDLTDRWVVPSPS; this comes from the coding sequence ATGTCCACCTCCTCCGCGCCGGACACGCCTGCATTGCGGATCGGCCCCGACGTCACGCTCTCCTGTGAAGACGTTGAGACGGCGTCCCGGGACGAACACACGAGGCTCCGGACGACCAGCGCGGCCGAGGCGGCCCTTGCGTCCTCGCGTGCGGCCCTGGAGCGTGCTCGGGAGGCCGGACGCCCCGTCTACGGTGTGACGACTGGCCTCGGGCCGCTCGTGGACGAGGAGGTGGGCCCTGAGGAAGAGTCGTCCTCAGGCTCCGAGGCTTCCTTCAGAGACGACCGTGGCCGTAAATTGATCGCCCATCTCGGTGCGGGAGCCGGGTCGTTCGCGCCTCCGCCGCTCGTCCGCGGTACGATGATCGTGCGGCTGCAGACCCTGGCGCAGGGGCATTCGGCCGTGCGGCCCGCCCTCGTGGACGCGGTGGCGGAGGTCTTTGAGTCCGGGCTGATCCCGGCGGTCCCCGAAATTGGGTCCCTCGGGGCAAGCGGCGACCTCACTCCGCTCGCCCACATTGCCCGCGCCTGCACCGGAGAGGGGTCCGTAGTGACGAGCGACGGCGAGCTTCGGGACGCCGCTGAGGCCCTGGAGGCGATCGGGCGCGCCCCGGTGCGCCTGGGGCGCCGCGACGCCCTGGGACTGGTCAACGGCACGGCCTTCATGACGGCCTACGCGGCGCTCGCCGTGGCTCGCGGCCGGCGTCTGCTGGAGCGAGCCGAGGCGCTTACGGGCCTGATCTACCGGCTCCTGGGATGCTCGCGGGAGGCGTTGGGCGAGGGCCTACATCGGGCCCGCGGCCACTCTGGGCAAATCCAGAGTGCCGCTGCGATTCGGGACGTGGCGACGCGGGAAGGAGCGCGTCCCTCCGCGGAGCGCCCCCTCCAGGAAGTGTATTCACTCCGGTGTGCCCCCCAGATCCTTGGGGCGGTCCGCGAACAGCTCCGGCACGCCCGTGATCTCGCCGAGGTGGAGCTGAACGGGGCCACGGACAATCCGGTGTTCGACACGGACGGGGCGGACGTGCTCCACGGGGGAAACTTCCAGGGCCAACAGATCGCGTTCGCCGCCGACGCCCTGAACGAGGCCCTCACCCAGGCGGGCGTGCTGGCCGAACGCCAACTGGACGTCCTCCTCTCTCCGGACCAGAACGGAGGGGCCCCGCCGCTGCTGGCCTGGGAGCCGGGCCCCAACAGCGGGTTCGGCGGTGCTCAGCTTACCGCGACGGCCCTGGTGGCCGAGATGCGCAACGATGCACAGATGGCGGCCACGTCCTCGATCCCAACCAACGGAGACAACCAGGACGTCGTCTCCATGGGCGCCCTTGCGGCCCGGCGAGCACACGGGCAGACGCGCCATCTCGCCACGATCCTGTCGATCCTGGGGTTGGCCCTGGGGCAGCTGATCCATCTCCGGGCGGAGGGGCGTGCGGACGGGCCGGCGCCCGACCTGCCTGGGTGGATGCCGGCGGTCGATCCCATTCGTGAAGACCGGGCCCTCCGGGCCGAGATTGAGGATCTGACCGACCGCTGGGTGGTGCCTTCTCCTTCGTAG
- a CDS encoding ATP-dependent helicase — protein MIARDQLTDEQARIVQHGRGPALVFAVAGAGKTTSLVHRIARLVTQGGVAPADILASSFSRATAQDLEKGLTELGLPGVNCRTLHSLGRQFLKWAEAEHHWSRRLGDEDLNPSRLGPVLAGRALTRLARERDVDDHELDIDRGELEDQVSAWKAQLCYPDLEAAALPPAAREEARQAEHDNEDFVTLYRYYEEERMREGWVTFDDMLLEGWEALLRFDDLRARAQQAYEHVLIDEFQDISRVQYQMLDVLTEPHRNYMAVGDDDQCIYEWRGADPSFILEFQEEYDADEYLIRDTFRSQAPHTVLANAVIAHNDHRREKHLNLTRGFGGSTQINAADGTDAEANRVAGAIASQVDKGRTLSEMVVLVRQYAQTPSLEQVFIDRDLPYRIVGNVPFYRRRPVQVLLRHLFWGTLEATVREEDWFDHRRNAQRYVDRFQKLMREPNRYVSTDLITRLCREAVGEETSITDLLAASTGAMHDRTAERVERFLDMADQLVDRLDEPAHRTVDWLIKALGYEDYLRRYSAFEELADRRIRTARSLVDFARGHPDVASVLRRIKEISVDRPERESQADVLEIRSIHRAKGREWPVVFVPGCNDGTIPTSRSDSQTALPDEGNSTGASGDSTSEDADQDEAPPARREEERRLFYVALTRAQEQLHLSYDRTEPPSPFLAEADAEHRLALCDRVRQVPHRPADDWAAADVAWLCIGAGALQLRRYLKTWWAPTDEQRRALASHLDREDTLREAADAEIAAYARQPGAQADEAHDADAPEKDGSDSPELNGHDGQTTAGDTDASTEAPADEATVQQLRAAFEDGREVVEDALGRGHDAADAANASDKRPHGAPNDDGEEGTVVE, from the coding sequence ATGATTGCCCGCGATCAACTTACCGACGAGCAGGCCCGGATCGTCCAGCACGGCCGGGGGCCGGCCCTCGTGTTCGCCGTGGCGGGGGCGGGAAAGACCACGTCGCTGGTCCACCGCATTGCGCGCCTCGTGACGCAGGGGGGCGTGGCCCCGGCCGACATTCTGGCCAGCTCGTTCAGCCGGGCCACGGCCCAGGATCTAGAGAAGGGACTGACGGAGCTTGGGCTGCCGGGCGTGAACTGTCGCACGCTTCACTCACTGGGCCGACAGTTCTTGAAGTGGGCCGAGGCGGAGCACCACTGGTCGCGCCGCCTCGGGGACGAAGACCTCAACCCATCCCGTCTCGGCCCGGTCCTGGCCGGCCGTGCCCTCACGCGGCTCGCCCGCGAGCGGGACGTTGACGACCACGAGCTGGACATCGATCGCGGCGAGCTGGAGGACCAGGTCAGTGCCTGGAAGGCGCAGCTTTGCTACCCCGACCTTGAAGCGGCGGCCCTTCCGCCGGCGGCACGCGAAGAGGCCCGCCAGGCCGAGCACGACAACGAGGACTTTGTCACCCTCTACCGGTACTACGAAGAGGAGCGGATGCGAGAGGGATGGGTCACGTTCGACGACATGCTGCTGGAGGGGTGGGAGGCCCTCCTTCGGTTCGACGACCTGCGGGCGCGGGCGCAGCAGGCGTACGAGCACGTCCTGATCGACGAATTCCAGGACATCAGCCGCGTCCAGTATCAGATGCTCGACGTGCTCACCGAGCCGCACCGCAACTACATGGCCGTGGGGGACGACGACCAGTGCATCTATGAGTGGCGCGGGGCGGACCCGTCGTTCATTCTGGAGTTTCAGGAGGAGTACGACGCCGACGAGTACCTCATCCGGGATACGTTTCGGTCGCAGGCGCCCCATACCGTCCTCGCCAACGCGGTCATCGCCCACAACGACCACCGGCGCGAGAAGCATCTCAATCTAACCCGTGGCTTCGGTGGAAGCACGCAGATCAACGCCGCCGACGGGACCGACGCCGAGGCCAATCGGGTGGCCGGCGCCATCGCGTCTCAGGTCGACAAGGGGCGCACCCTGTCTGAGATGGTGGTGCTCGTCCGGCAGTACGCCCAGACGCCGTCCCTCGAGCAGGTCTTCATCGACCGCGACCTGCCCTACCGGATCGTGGGGAACGTGCCCTTCTACCGCCGCCGGCCGGTCCAGGTGCTGCTCCGGCACCTGTTCTGGGGCACCCTTGAGGCGACGGTCCGCGAAGAGGACTGGTTCGACCACCGTCGCAACGCGCAGCGCTACGTCGACCGGTTCCAGAAGCTCATGCGGGAGCCGAACCGGTACGTTAGCACAGACCTCATCACACGCCTCTGCCGGGAGGCGGTCGGGGAGGAGACGTCGATTACAGACCTCCTGGCCGCCTCGACGGGCGCGATGCACGACCGGACCGCCGAGCGGGTGGAGCGCTTCCTGGACATGGCGGATCAGCTCGTGGACCGGCTCGACGAGCCGGCCCACAGGACCGTCGACTGGCTCATCAAGGCCCTCGGCTACGAGGACTACCTCCGGCGCTACAGCGCCTTCGAGGAGCTGGCCGACCGGCGCATCCGGACGGCCCGGTCGCTCGTCGACTTTGCGCGGGGGCATCCCGACGTCGCGTCGGTCCTCCGTCGGATCAAAGAGATTTCCGTCGACCGCCCTGAGCGCGAGTCCCAGGCGGACGTACTGGAAATACGGAGCATCCACCGGGCCAAGGGTCGGGAGTGGCCCGTCGTGTTCGTGCCGGGCTGCAACGACGGCACGATTCCCACGTCGCGGAGCGACAGCCAAACGGCTCTCCCCGACGAGGGGAATTCGACGGGGGCGTCCGGCGACTCCACGTCCGAGGACGCCGACCAGGACGAGGCCCCGCCCGCCCGCCGAGAGGAAGAGCGTCGCCTGTTCTACGTTGCCCTCACGCGGGCACAGGAGCAACTGCACCTGTCCTACGACCGCACCGAGCCGCCGTCGCCCTTCCTGGCGGAGGCCGACGCCGAGCACCGTCTCGCCCTGTGCGACCGCGTGCGGCAGGTGCCCCACCGGCCGGCCGACGACTGGGCGGCCGCGGACGTGGCCTGGCTCTGCATTGGGGCCGGGGCATTGCAGCTCCGCCGCTACCTGAAGACGTGGTGGGCCCCCACAGACGAGCAGCGGCGCGCCCTGGCATCCCACCTCGATCGTGAGGACACACTCCGAGAGGCGGCGGACGCCGAGATCGCAGCGTACGCCCGCCAACCCGGTGCCCAGGCGGACGAGGCGCACGATGCCGATGCCCCCGAGAAAGACGGGAGCGATTCCCCTGAGCTGAACGGGCACGACGGACAGACGACGGCAGGCGACACCGATGCCTCCACGGAGGCGCCGGCAGACGAGGCGACAGTCCAACAGCTGCGGGCGGCGTTCGAGGACGGTCGTGAGGTGGTGGAGGACGCCCTCGGGCGGGGCCACGACGCGGCCGATGCCGCCAACGCCTCCGACAAAAGGCCTCACGGCGCCCCGAACGATGACGGCGAAGAGGGCACCGTGGTGGAATGA
- a CDS encoding protoporphyrinogen/coproporphyrinogen oxidase has protein sequence MATPDVLVIGAGLAGLNCARHLHERGLNVQMIEATDRVGGRVRTDTVDGFRLDRGFQVLLTAYPETQRELDYDALDLHPFHDGALVRYNGRFQRVADPRRHPWDAPRTVLARIGTLADKLRVLRLRQALAGRSIPEIMEQPERPTIDVLRERWGFSSIMIDRFFRPFLGGIFFDRALQASSRMFEFVFKMFAEGRTVLPAGGIDQIPAQMRRDLPDEAVRLNTRVEAIDEQTVTLATGDAVEAPHVVVATEAPEANRLVGDVSPTEGRSTVCLYYNAPQSPLDDPFLALNGEGVGPINNLAVPSDVAPGYAPDDRALVSVVVVGTPAEDEAALQRSVRAQLIDWFGLEAGGWTHLQTQHLPYALPEQAPPFLSPHERSVRRRPGLYMCGDHRRTASLNGALAAGRAAADAVWTDHMD, from the coding sequence ATGGCGACCCCCGACGTTCTCGTGATTGGGGCCGGGCTGGCCGGCTTGAACTGTGCGCGCCACCTCCACGAGCGCGGCCTCAACGTGCAGATGATAGAGGCCACGGACCGGGTGGGTGGGCGTGTCCGGACCGATACGGTCGACGGCTTTCGGCTCGACCGGGGCTTTCAGGTGCTCCTCACGGCCTACCCTGAGACGCAGCGCGAACTGGACTACGACGCGCTCGACCTCCACCCCTTCCACGACGGCGCCCTGGTGCGCTACAACGGCCGCTTCCAGCGCGTCGCGGATCCCCGACGACACCCGTGGGACGCCCCGCGCACCGTCTTAGCGCGCATCGGCACGCTGGCCGATAAGCTGCGGGTGCTGCGCCTGCGCCAGGCCCTCGCCGGCCGGTCGATCCCGGAGATCATGGAGCAGCCGGAGCGCCCCACAATTGACGTCCTTCGGGAGCGCTGGGGCTTCTCCTCCATCATGATCGACCGCTTCTTCCGGCCTTTTCTCGGTGGCATCTTCTTCGATCGGGCCCTGCAGGCGTCAAGCCGTATGTTCGAGTTCGTCTTCAAGATGTTCGCGGAGGGCCGGACGGTACTGCCCGCCGGCGGCATCGACCAGATTCCAGCACAGATGCGCCGCGACCTGCCAGACGAGGCCGTTCGCCTGAACACACGCGTCGAGGCAATCGACGAGCAGACCGTGACGCTCGCAACCGGCGATGCCGTGGAGGCGCCCCACGTGGTGGTCGCGACGGAGGCGCCGGAGGCGAATCGGCTCGTGGGCGACGTGTCTCCAACCGAGGGCCGGTCGACCGTCTGTCTCTACTACAATGCTCCTCAGTCTCCACTCGACGATCCGTTTCTCGCCCTCAACGGCGAGGGCGTCGGTCCCATCAACAACCTCGCGGTGCCGTCGGACGTGGCCCCCGGTTACGCGCCGGACGACCGTGCCCTCGTATCCGTCGTGGTGGTGGGCACGCCCGCAGAGGACGAGGCGGCCCTCCAGCGGTCGGTGCGGGCCCAGCTGATCGACTGGTTTGGGCTGGAGGCGGGCGGCTGGACCCATCTCCAAACGCAGCACCTTCCCTACGCCCTTCCCGAGCAGGCCCCGCCGTTCCTCTCCCCCCACGAGCGGTCGGTACGCCGACGTCCCGGGCTGTATATGTGCGGCGACCATCGCCGCACCGCGTCGCTGAACGGCGCCCTCGCCGCGGGCCGGGCCGCCGCCGACGCCGTCTGGACGGACCACATGGACTGA
- a CDS encoding TIGR01777 family oxidoreductase, which produces MNTFTASSSLGVSADALFTWHSRPGAFERLTPPWAPVRLESFEGIGEGDRAVLRIGPGPLAVRWVAEHHDVEPGRQFCDRQVQGPFPHWEHTHRFEPTADDAARATLTDRVEYEPPGGALGRQAAPWLEAELRRQFAYRHRITRRDLSLHRQYNPDEQSLTIAVSGASGLVGSNLGPFLTTGGHAVKRLTRSAPTGADEILWDPRTDRVETDKLEGVDAVIHLAGENVFGPWTPAKKQRIYSSRADGTRLLAEALAGLDDPPDVLVSSSAVGYYGDHGTDRIIEEDEARDAGFLSEVCEAWEAATEPAAAAGIRTVQMRTGIVLTPAGGALRLMLPAFWLGLGGRVGARDQYFPWITLDDVIGGIYHALWTDALEGPVNLTAPSPVTMEAYTNTLADVLRRPAFLNVPSSVVRTVGGEMADEMLLTSTRAVPQRLQDTGYDFGASALEGGLRHVLGRTDP; this is translated from the coding sequence ATGAACACATTTACCGCCTCCAGCTCGCTCGGCGTGTCCGCCGACGCCCTGTTCACCTGGCACAGCCGCCCAGGGGCCTTTGAGCGTCTGACGCCACCGTGGGCGCCGGTGCGGCTCGAATCGTTCGAGGGGATCGGGGAGGGCGACCGGGCTGTGCTGCGCATCGGCCCGGGCCCGCTGGCGGTGCGGTGGGTGGCCGAGCACCACGACGTGGAGCCCGGCCGGCAGTTCTGCGACCGGCAGGTGCAGGGCCCCTTCCCCCACTGGGAGCACACACACCGGTTTGAGCCCACCGCGGACGATGCGGCGCGCGCCACCCTAACGGACCGCGTCGAGTACGAGCCGCCGGGCGGGGCTCTAGGCCGACAGGCGGCCCCATGGCTGGAGGCCGAGCTGCGCCGTCAGTTTGCGTACCGCCACCGCATCACGCGCCGCGACCTGTCGCTGCACCGGCAGTACAATCCCGACGAGCAGTCCTTGACAATCGCCGTGAGCGGGGCATCCGGCCTCGTCGGCTCAAATTTGGGGCCCTTCCTCACCACGGGCGGCCACGCGGTGAAGCGCCTTACGCGCTCCGCCCCCACGGGCGCGGATGAGATCCTGTGGGACCCGCGCACCGACCGGGTGGAGACCGACAAGCTGGAGGGCGTGGATGCGGTGATTCACCTGGCGGGGGAGAACGTGTTCGGCCCTTGGACGCCCGCAAAGAAGCAGCGCATCTACTCCAGCCGGGCGGACGGGACTCGGCTGCTGGCCGAGGCGCTCGCCGGGCTCGACGATCCGCCCGACGTGCTCGTCTCCTCCTCCGCCGTCGGCTACTACGGCGACCACGGGACCGACCGCATCATCGAAGAGGATGAGGCGCGCGACGCGGGCTTTCTGAGCGAGGTGTGTGAGGCCTGGGAGGCAGCTACCGAACCCGCCGCGGCCGCCGGCATCCGCACCGTGCAGATGCGCACCGGGATCGTCCTGACCCCCGCCGGCGGAGCGCTTCGCCTCATGCTTCCGGCCTTCTGGCTCGGCCTCGGGGGACGGGTGGGGGCGCGCGACCAGTACTTTCCCTGGATCACGCTCGACGACGTGATTGGCGGGATCTACCACGCCCTCTGGACGGACGCCCTGGAGGGCCCGGTCAACCTGACCGCCCCGTCCCCGGTCACGATGGAGGCGTACACGAACACTCTGGCCGACGTCCTGCGTCGCCCGGCATTCCTGAACGTCCCGTCGTCCGTCGTGCGCACCGTCGGCGGCGAGATGGCGGACGAAATGCTCCTCACCAGTACCCGCGCCGTGCCGCAGCGCCTGCAGGACACCGGCTACGACTTCGGAGCGTCGGCGCTGGAGGGCGGCCTGCGCCACGTGCTGGGGCGGACTGATCCGTGA
- a CDS encoding efflux RND transporter periplasmic adaptor subunit yields MSDASSSSGSSPDPDPESGWTSRTKRFVALGVVVLVVVGLALPKMSGSESSDGGGGDEAPTRVDATTLQPGVVTERVRTSGALRADESVELTVESGGKITDIRFEEGDRVDEGALLVQINDAELQAEKERLEHRLSLATDRAERQKELLDEGGVSQEEYDATVNEVEVLRSELDLMEARIEKTKIRAPFSGVVGLREVSTGAYVSPQTTIATLQRTDPIKLDFSVSEQYASRVQPGQSVTFSVRGMEQTLEGTVYASNTQVNADTRTLQLRARAPNPDGALRPGMFADVTVPLGQVTDAIIVPSFAVIPTLDGQRVFVAENGAAQPRNVTLGVRTDSTVQVTDGLSFRDTVITSGIQSLRTGLPIRIETLE; encoded by the coding sequence ATGAGCGACGCTTCCTCCTCCTCTGGCTCCTCACCGGATCCTGATCCCGAGTCCGGATGGACGTCCCGAACCAAGCGGTTCGTGGCACTTGGGGTGGTTGTGCTCGTGGTCGTGGGACTGGCGCTGCCCAAGATGAGCGGGTCCGAGTCGTCCGACGGCGGCGGTGGAGACGAGGCCCCGACGCGGGTGGACGCGACTACGCTCCAGCCCGGCGTCGTGACCGAGCGGGTTCGCACGAGCGGCGCCCTGCGCGCAGACGAATCGGTGGAGCTAACCGTGGAGTCCGGAGGCAAGATTACGGACATCCGATTTGAGGAAGGCGACCGCGTAGACGAAGGAGCACTCCTTGTGCAGATCAACGACGCGGAGCTGCAGGCCGAAAAGGAGCGACTGGAGCACCGCCTGTCGCTCGCCACCGATCGGGCGGAGCGCCAGAAGGAGCTGCTGGACGAGGGCGGGGTGAGTCAAGAAGAGTACGACGCCACCGTCAACGAGGTGGAGGTGCTTCGGTCGGAGCTGGATCTCATGGAGGCCCGCATCGAAAAGACCAAGATTCGAGCGCCCTTCAGTGGCGTCGTGGGGTTGCGGGAGGTGAGCACGGGGGCTTATGTGTCGCCGCAGACGACGATCGCGACCCTGCAGCGGACCGATCCGATCAAGCTCGACTTTTCGGTCTCCGAGCAGTACGCCTCCCGCGTACAGCCGGGCCAGTCCGTCACGTTCAGCGTGCGGGGCATGGAGCAGACATTGGAGGGAACCGTCTACGCCAGCAACACGCAGGTCAATGCCGACACCCGCACGCTCCAGCTGCGGGCCCGTGCCCCCAACCCCGACGGCGCACTCCGCCCCGGCATGTTCGCCGACGTGACCGTTCCCCTCGGGCAGGTGACGGACGCGATCATTGTGCCGTCGTTTGCGGTGATCCCCACCCTCGACGGCCAGCGCGTCTTCGTGGCCGAAAATGGCGCTGCCCAGCCCCGCAACGTCACGCTCGGCGTCCGCACCGACTCGACCGTACAGGTGACCGACGGCCTTTCCTTCCGAGACACGGTCATCACGTCCGGCATTCAGAGCCTGCGCACCGGCCTGCCCATCCGCATCGAAACCCTGGAGTAG